In Silene latifolia isolate original U9 population chromosome 3, ASM4854445v1, whole genome shotgun sequence, a single window of DNA contains:
- the LOC141647443 gene encoding eukaryotic translation initiation factor 3 subunit A-like translates to MSTFAKPENALKRAEELINVGQKQDALQALHDLITSKRYRAWQKPLEKIMFKYIELCVDMRKGRYAKDGLIQYRIVCQQVNVNSLEEVIKYFMHLSTEKAELARNQAEALEEALDVEDLEADKRPEDLMLSYVSGEKGKDRSDRELVTPWFKFLWETYRTVLEILRNNSKLENLYAMTAHRAFQFCKNYKRTTEFRRLCEIIRNHLVNLNKYKDQRDRPDLTAPESLQLYLDTRFEQLKIATELELWQEAFRSVEDIHGLMCLVKKTPKPSLLVIYYAKLTEIFWISGSHLYHAYAWLKLFLLQKKFNKNLSQKDLQTIASTVALAALCVPPYDHSHGASHLELENEKERNMRMANLINFNLDPKLESRELLSRSALLFELTSKGVMSCVLPEVKDLFHLLENEFLPLDLCLKAQPLLNKISKIGGKLASASSVPEVQLSKYVPALEKLGTLRLLQQASQVYQTMTIESILKMIPFFDFSVVEKISVDAVKHRFLSMKVDHMNGAVSFSVMDLESDGLKNHLSSFAESLNRARLMIFAPLIEGSKIGDILPGLAEVLQKENKKLLARKTIIEQRKEAQERQLLDMERAEEMKRQQLQKITEAEEQKRLATDLQRRRSDQIRKDVEERERLATLALVEEKLGKKQKKQVLDGMSKQEIMNVVLQEQLKERQEMEKKLQKLAKQMDYLERARREEAAPLIEAAYQQCLVEEQILHERESQLEVERSRQGHDNDLKEKNRLARMLNNKEIFQERVVSLRQAEYARTRQAREEYIGQILLERKQAREIKRKMIYYLKTEEERLNKLKEEEEARENEEKERKKKEAAERQAKLDAIAAKQRQKELEIEEKKRKEKEQLLAGDLPIRPSEPLSRPQAEAPPPASPAPAPGRYVPRHLRGNVEAAPARTTPAAAPEGDRWGRREDRPSGDKWRGGSGSTWSSSRNPSRGS, encoded by the exons ATGTCGACGTTCGCCAAACCGGAAAACGCGCTCAAGCGAGCTGAAG AGCTAATAAATGTTGGGCAGAAGCAAGATGCTCTGCAAGCTCTTCATGATCTTATAACCTCAAAAAGGTATAGGGCATGGCAAAAGCCTTTGGAAAAGATCATGTTTAAATACATAGAACTCTGTGTGGATATGAGAAAGGGTAGGTATGCAAAAGATGGTTTAATCCAGTACCGAATTGTTTGTCAGCAAGTGAATGTGAACTCTTTGGAGGAGGTAATCAAGTACTTCATGCACCTTTCAACTGAAAAGGCTGAACTTGCTCGTAATCAAGCTGAAGCATTAGAAGAAGCGCTGGATGTTGAAGATCTAGAGGCCGATAAGCGGCCAGAGGATTTGATGCTCAGCTACGTTAGTGGGGAGAAGGGGAAAGATAGGTCTGACCGTGAGCTTGTAACCCCATGGTTCAAATTCCTGTGGGAGACATACAGAACTGTCTTGGAGATATTACGTAATAATTCAAAGCTGGAAAATCTTTATGCT ATGACAGCTCACCGTGCCTTCCAATTCTGTAAGAATTACAAAAGAACTACTGAATTTCGCAGACTTTGTGAGATAATCAGGAATCACCTGGTTAATTTGAACAAATATAAAGACCAACGAGACAGGCCTGATCTCACTGCTCCAGAAAGCTTGCAATTGTACCTTGACACAAGATTTGAGCAGCTAAAGATAGCCACTGAACTTGAATTATGGCAG GAAGCTTTCCGTTCTGTTGAAGATATCCATGGCTTGATGTGTTTGGTGAAGAAGACTCCCAAACCATCTTTGTTGGTCATTTACTATGCAAAACTCACTGAAATTTTTTGGATTTCTGGAAGCCATCTTTATCATGCATATGCTTGGCTCAAGCTGTTCCTACTACAAAAGAAGTTCAACAAGAACTTATCTCAAAAGGATTTGCAGACGATAGCTTCAACGGTGGCTTTGGCCGCCCTTTGTGTTCCTCCTTATGACCATAGTCATGGTGCGTCGCATTTGGAGCTTGAAAATGAGAAAGAGCGAAATATGAGGATGGCAAATCTTATTAATTTTAATCTTGATCCAAAACTTGAGAGCAGGGAATTG CTCTCAAGGTCAGCTCTTCTGTTTGAACTG ACATCAAAGGGCGTTATGTCTTGTGTGCTACCCGAAGTGAAGGATCTTTTCCATCTTTTggagaatgaatttctccctcTAGATCTCTGTCTTAAAGCACAACCCTTGCTAAACAAAATTTCGAAGATTGGGGGTAAACTCGCTTCTGCTTCTTCTGTACCAGAGGTGCAATTGTCTAAGTATGTTCCAGCCCTGGAAAAGCTAGGAACATTGAGATTGCTCCAGCAG GCATCTCAAGTTTACCAAACAATGACTATTGAAAGCATACTGAAGATGATTCcattttttgatttttctgtTGTTGAGAAGATATCAGTAGATGCCGTGAAACACAGGTTTCTCAGCATGAAAGTTGACCATATGAACGGGGCTGTTTCATTTAGCGTCATG GATTTGGAATCTGATGGCTTGAAGAATCATCTCAGTTCATTTGCCGAGTCATTGAATAGAGCAAGGCTTATGATATTTGCACCCTTAATCGAGGGGTCAAAGATTGGGGATATTTTACCCGGTTTAGCAGAGGTCTTGCAAAAGGAAAACAAAAAGCTTCTTGCCCGGAAAACAATTATTGAGCAGAGAAAGGAGGCGCAGGAGCGCCAACTTTTGGATATG GAACGTGCGGAAGAGATGAAAAGACAGCAGCTGCAGAAAATTACTGAAGCTGAAGAACAAAAGAGGCTTGCTACTGACCTTCAGCGCAGGAGAAGTGACCAGATACGTAAAGACGTTGAGGAACGTGAGCGTTTGGCCACTTTAGCTTTAGTTGAAGAAAAGTTGGGGAAAAAGCAAAAGAAACAAGTTTTAGATGGA ATGTCAAAACAAGAAATCATGAACGTGGTTCTCCAGGAGCAGTTAAAGGAGCGACAAGAAATGGAGAAAAAATTGCAGAAGTTGGCGAAGCAGATGGACTATCTGGAGAGAGCTAGAAGAGAGGAGGCTGCTCCTTTAATTGAAGCTGCCTATCAGCAATGCCTAGTAGAGGAACAAATTCTCCACGAGCGCGAGTCACAG TTAGAGGTGGAGCGCAGCAGGCAAGGTCATGATAACGACCTTAAAGAGAAGAATAGACTAGCCCGCATGTTGAATAACAAG GAAATTTTCCAAGAAAGAGTAGTGAGCCTGCGACAAGCTGAGTATGCTAGGACGAGGCAGGCAAGAGAAGAATATATCGGTCAAATTCTTTTGGAACGAAAGCAAGCGAGGGAAATTAAGCGGAAGATGATTTACTACTTGAAGACCGAAGAGGAAAGGCTGAACAAGCTTAAAGAAGAGGAAGAGGCACGGGAGAATGAAG agaaggaaagaaagaagaaggaagcTGCAGAGCGGCAAGCCAAGCTAGATGCAATTGCTGCCAAGCAACGCCAAAAAGAGCTGGAAATCGAGGAGAAAAAGAGGAAGGAGAAAGAGCAGCTCCTAGCTGGTGACCTTCCCATTCGTCCTTCCGAGCCTCTTTCCAGGCCTCAGGCAGAGGCTCCTCCTCCTGCGTCACCTGCACCTGCACCAGGCAGATATGTGCCTCGGCACCTGCGAGGTAATGTTGAAGCTGCCCCTGCTCGGACAACCCCAGCTGCAGCCCCAGAGGGTGATAGATGGGGACGAAGAGAGGACCGTCCATCTGGCGACAAGTGGCGCGGTGGTTCAGGTTCTACTTGGTCATCTTCACGTAACCCTTCTCGTGGTTCTTAG